One window of the Candidatus Jettenia sp. genome contains the following:
- a CDS encoding NAD(P)/FAD-dependent oxidoreductase, with the protein MVPSTGYIRSTKNDLLYPHYDVIIIGTGIAGLVCGTFLAKSGKRVLLVEQHSIPGGYCTSFKRKGFTFDAAVHHIGGCGKWSVVGRCLKILGIEMDFYPLDPMDHLIFPGFSIEIPADLDEYIARLQNRYPSEKDAIKNFFQDFIKLYRATFNNEKSQIIEKYKNHTYHDMLHDYFNTEELKMVLSGQWGYIGLPPTQASAIAMCQMMINYLKDGAFFPVGGTQEFANTIFKKFIDFGGHVMLSSRAEKILLNNKTVIGVKLQNGKEIVSGLVVSNIDVRQTFFELLKDKIDVSFLKKIEGMKESCSFFLLYLGLGSNIDLTSLKRGFYHTATDSRYLDDEWMYISVPTKICPTLAPSNKQIISVVVSMKEEAYKDVKNWKSFKEDMIANTIKRLEKYLPEIRKYIEVKEAATPKTLERYTLNTHGAAYGWAVTADQMWENRLPHETPVDNLYLAGHWTRPGPGISAVVSSGWSVANLIMENWRQMI; encoded by the coding sequence ATGGTGCCTTCCACCGGTTATATTCGATCCACAAAAAATGATCTGTTGTACCCTCATTATGATGTAATTATTATTGGTACGGGCATTGCTGGTTTAGTTTGTGGTACCTTTCTTGCCAAAAGTGGAAAGAGGGTTCTCCTGGTAGAGCAGCATTCTATTCCTGGCGGCTATTGCACTTCTTTTAAGAGAAAAGGTTTTACCTTTGATGCAGCAGTTCACCATATTGGAGGTTGTGGAAAGTGGAGTGTTGTCGGCCGCTGTTTAAAAATACTTGGGATTGAAATGGATTTCTACCCTCTGGATCCTATGGATCACCTGATATTCCCCGGCTTCAGCATTGAAATTCCCGCAGATCTGGATGAATATATTGCTCGCTTACAAAACCGTTACCCTTCAGAAAAAGATGCTATTAAAAATTTCTTCCAGGATTTTATAAAACTCTATCGTGCTACATTCAATAATGAAAAAAGCCAAATTATCGAAAAATATAAAAACCATACCTACCATGATATGTTACATGATTATTTTAATACTGAAGAACTCAAGATGGTACTTTCCGGTCAATGGGGTTACATAGGACTCCCCCCTACTCAGGCCTCTGCGATTGCCATGTGTCAAATGATGATTAATTATCTCAAGGATGGTGCCTTTTTCCCTGTGGGCGGTACACAAGAGTTTGCTAATACAATTTTTAAGAAATTTATTGATTTTGGCGGACACGTTATGTTATCATCCAGAGCCGAAAAAATATTATTGAATAATAAAACCGTTATTGGTGTTAAACTGCAAAACGGTAAAGAGATAGTATCAGGCTTGGTGGTTTCAAATATTGATGTTCGGCAAACTTTTTTTGAGTTACTAAAAGATAAAATTGATGTATCATTCCTTAAAAAAATTGAAGGAATGAAAGAGAGTTGCTCTTTTTTTCTTTTATATCTAGGATTGGGAAGCAACATAGATTTAACGAGCCTAAAAAGAGGATTTTATCATACTGCTACAGATAGTCGTTATCTGGATGACGAGTGGATGTATATATCAGTTCCAACAAAGATATGCCCAACCCTTGCGCCATCAAACAAACAAATAATTTCAGTAGTTGTTTCCATGAAAGAGGAGGCATACAAGGATGTTAAAAACTGGAAATCTTTTAAAGAAGACATGATTGCAAACACGATAAAGAGATTGGAGAAATACCTTCCTGAAATTAGAAAATATATCGAAGTAAAAGAGGCGGCTACTCCAAAAACCCTGGAGCGTTACACGTTAAATACCCATGGAGCCGCTTACGGTTGGGCGGTTACCGCAGATCAAATGTGGGAAAATAGGTTGCCACATGAGACGCCTGTTGACAATTTATATTTAGCTGGACATTGGACAAGACCAGGCCCTGGAATTTCCGCTGTGGTCTCTTCGGGTTGGAGTGTTGCTAATTTAATTATGGAGAATTGGAGGCAAATGATATGA
- a CDS encoding beta-ketoacyl-[acyl-carrier-protein] synthase family protein: protein MEKTRIVITGVSVLSPIGTGKDVFWENLTNGVSGIKPITLFDVSNFNSKQAGEISDFDAKVYLGQKGIRHIDRTSLLVSSAAVLAIKDANLENTTYNEEELGIVVGSTYGSIDSISSFDFQSLREGPNYVNPMDFPNTVLNAPASRASIFCKATGLNTTISNGVTSSIDAVIYASDFLRMGRVKAVLAGGVHGLTHDIFWGSHNSKILSGSTYGTLEICAPFDKRRNGMVIGEASALVVLETLENALKRNAHIYAEVKGYGTAFEPKMAISKDYQIDGNRRAVINAIQDAGLTLHDISYISANAYSGVYGDAMETQVIKEVFGMRANLLPVTAIKSMTGECFDASGALQTVAAVMSVNTHIIPPTINYKERDENCDLSYVTQKSTLPAKNILINSFSRLGNNSSLIISKYKR from the coding sequence ATGGAAAAAACGAGGATTGTTATTACGGGTGTTTCGGTTCTCTCGCCTATTGGAACAGGTAAAGATGTTTTCTGGGAAAATTTAACCAACGGTGTATCAGGCATAAAGCCTATCACCTTATTTGATGTAAGTAACTTTAATAGCAAGCAAGCGGGAGAAATTTCTGATTTTGATGCAAAAGTTTACCTTGGACAAAAGGGAATTCGCCACATTGACCGTACATCCCTTCTTGTATCATCCGCAGCGGTTCTTGCCATCAAAGATGCCAATCTTGAAAATACTACATACAACGAAGAAGAGCTGGGTATTGTTGTGGGATCTACCTATGGCAGCATAGACAGCATTAGCTCTTTTGATTTCCAGTCATTGCGTGAAGGTCCGAATTATGTTAACCCTATGGACTTTCCTAATACGGTATTAAATGCACCAGCAAGCCGGGCATCGATTTTCTGTAAGGCAACCGGGCTGAATACAACCATTTCAAATGGTGTTACCAGCAGTATCGATGCGGTCATCTATGCCTCTGATTTCCTCCGTATGGGCCGTGTTAAAGCTGTATTAGCAGGTGGTGTACATGGATTGACTCATGATATATTTTGGGGGTCGCATAATTCTAAAATATTATCGGGAAGCACCTATGGAACCCTGGAAATTTGTGCACCTTTTGATAAGAGACGCAACGGAATGGTTATTGGTGAAGCATCAGCCCTGGTCGTCCTTGAGACTCTGGAAAATGCACTGAAAAGGAACGCACACATTTATGCAGAAGTCAAAGGTTATGGGACAGCATTCGAGCCGAAAATGGCTATAAGTAAGGATTATCAAATAGATGGTAACAGAAGAGCTGTTATAAACGCCATTCAGGATGCCGGTCTCACGCTCCACGACATCTCCTACATATCTGCTAATGCTTATTCTGGGGTATACGGCGATGCGATGGAAACCCAGGTTATTAAAGAAGTTTTTGGTATGCGGGCAAATCTTCTCCCTGTAACAGCCATTAAATCTATGACAGGCGAGTGTTTTGATGCTTCGGGTGCATTGCAAACAGTAGCTGCAGTCATGTCTGTTAACACCCACATAATTCCACCTACCATTAATTATAAGGAACGAGACGAGAATTGTGACCTAAGTTATGTGACCCAGAAAAGTACTTTACCAGCCAAGAACATTCTCATAAATTCCTTCTCACGATTAGGCAATAACTCTTCCCTCATTATCTCTAAATACAAAAGATAA
- a CDS encoding beta-ketoacyl-[acyl-carrier-protein] synthase family protein has translation MNKRVVITGVGMITPIGSGKDVFWNSLIAGVSGVDKVSCIDTSEYKVHKGCEVKNFDYSNYIKNGVLKKIGKGSQFGIAAAKLALNDAQLDLNAINLERIGVSVGTTAGEIQILEKVNYIRHRDGEDKVAPDLFLMHPCNNIPANIAIEFGFKGPNTIIPTACAAGNYAIGYAYDLIQFGRVDMMIAGGSDPFSKVAYTGFARLGAIAPEICQPFDKNRKGMMVGEGAGMLLLESLDHALQRNAPIYAEITGYGLSCDAYHITIPHPDGEGVVSAMKKALKNADLRPEDVQYISAHGTGTPANDKAETISIKKVFGDKPKHLAISSIKSMIGHTMGAASAIEAITCALVVQNDIIPPTINYETPDPECDLDYVPNVARKQEVNIALNNAHAFGGNNSCLVVKKFKRGS, from the coding sequence ATGAATAAACGCGTAGTTATAACAGGCGTAGGAATGATTACCCCTATCGGTTCAGGAAAGGATGTTTTCTGGAATTCCCTCATTGCCGGGGTATCAGGTGTCGATAAGGTATCATGTATTGATACCTCTGAATACAAAGTCCATAAAGGATGTGAAGTTAAGAACTTCGATTATTCAAACTATATAAAGAACGGTGTTCTTAAAAAAATTGGTAAAGGTTCACAATTCGGAATTGCAGCCGCAAAGCTGGCCTTAAATGACGCCCAGCTCGATTTGAATGCGATTAATCTGGAAAGGATAGGTGTTTCTGTAGGTACGACTGCGGGAGAAATACAAATCCTGGAAAAAGTCAATTATATAAGGCATAGAGATGGCGAAGACAAAGTTGCTCCCGATCTGTTTTTAATGCATCCATGTAATAATATCCCTGCCAATATTGCCATCGAATTTGGATTCAAAGGTCCCAATACTATTATTCCCACCGCCTGTGCAGCCGGCAATTATGCAATCGGATATGCATACGATTTAATTCAATTCGGAAGGGTGGACATGATGATCGCTGGTGGTTCAGACCCTTTTTCGAAGGTTGCATATACGGGATTTGCACGACTAGGCGCTATTGCTCCGGAAATATGTCAGCCTTTTGATAAAAACAGAAAAGGCATGATGGTTGGTGAGGGAGCTGGTATGCTCCTTCTAGAATCACTTGATCATGCATTACAGAGGAATGCCCCTATTTATGCGGAAATAACCGGTTATGGACTCAGTTGCGATGCATATCATATAACCATCCCCCATCCAGACGGGGAAGGTGTCGTCTCTGCAATGAAAAAGGCATTAAAAAATGCAGATTTAAGACCTGAAGATGTTCAGTACATCAGTGCTCACGGAACAGGCACACCCGCAAACGATAAAGCAGAAACGATTTCAATCAAAAAGGTGTTTGGGGATAAACCAAAACATCTCGCTATCAGTTCAATAAAATCAATGATAGGACATACCATGGGAGCTGCAAGCGCAATTGAGGCAATTACTTGCGCTTTAGTTGTTCAAAATGATATTATCCCCCCTACGATTAATTATGAGACCCCCGATCCGGAATGCGACCTGGATTATGTTCCTAACGTTGCAAGAAAACAGGAAGTAAACATTGCGCTTAATAATGCTCATGCATTTGGTGGTAACAACAGCTGTTTAGTTGTGAAAAAATTTAAAAGAGGCTCTTGA
- the fabZ gene encoding 3-hydroxyacyl-ACP dehydratase FabZ, giving the protein MISFEEIRSLLPQKYPFIFIDKVIEFEEGKKIICVKNVSGNEPVFVGHFPDFAIMPGVLIIEAMAQASIILFRKSLPPIQSGKDTVFLLASIGNARFTKPVFPGDQLLIEINVEKIVSKGAIIQATVKVDEKAVAKATLTFGIAEKSALL; this is encoded by the coding sequence ATGATATCTTTTGAGGAAATCAGATCCCTTCTCCCTCAAAAATATCCTTTTATATTTATTGATAAAGTTATTGAGTTTGAAGAAGGGAAAAAAATTATTTGTGTAAAAAATGTTTCTGGCAATGAGCCAGTTTTTGTCGGACATTTCCCTGACTTTGCTATTATGCCTGGCGTTTTAATTATCGAGGCAATGGCACAGGCTTCTATTATCCTATTCAGGAAAAGCCTTCCTCCTATACAAAGCGGTAAGGATACGGTTTTTTTACTGGCATCAATTGGCAATGCAAGATTTACAAAACCCGTCTTCCCTGGCGATCAACTCCTTATAGAAATCAATGTAGAAAAGATCGTATCGAAAGGAGCTATTATTCAGGCAACGGTAAAAGTTGATGAAAAAGCAGTTGCTAAGGCTACTTTAACTTTTGGAATTGCTGAAAAAAGTGCATTACTATAA
- a CDS encoding phosphopantetheine-binding protein codes for MNAEEIEKGVTAIVAEVTELDEKEIWAKRDANFFKDLEIDSLLALEILALIEKKFKVQIPEEKLVDITSLAATIDLTKSVLAESGKLSS; via the coding sequence TTGAACGCAGAAGAGATTGAAAAAGGTGTAACCGCTATTGTGGCTGAGGTTACAGAGCTGGATGAAAAAGAAATTTGGGCTAAAAGAGATGCAAATTTCTTTAAAGATCTTGAAATTGACTCTCTTTTAGCCCTTGAAATTCTTGCTCTTATTGAAAAGAAATTTAAGGTGCAAATTCCGGAAGAAAAGCTTGTTGATATTACATCGCTGGCAGCTACGATTGATTTAACAAAATCTGTCTTAGCTGAAAGCGGAAAACTTTCATCTTAA